A single region of the Plantactinospora soyae genome encodes:
- a CDS encoding GNAT family N-acetyltransferase: MLDTESPIEAATPADLDAIGTLLRTLFHNEPDATFTEVHAGIAEPDRSLVVRSGGTVVAHAGAYTRKLTVPGGTLPAAHVTDVGVAPTHRRRGLLNRMMRRQLRDIQAAGQESIAVLWASEGPIYPRFGYGQATQQLPLEVDTAALRLVEPAEADPSGGPVPAVTLRVGDPLALRSVLAPLYERVRAGRPGWSDRTEPWWRYVLTDYPSRRSGGTERQAVIADTPTGPAGYALWRTRDEWDARGPRGMVMIDEVVVEDPVAYRALWRFLLGVDLTRTVIFHHAAVDEPLHHLVDEPRQLGARLNHGLWLRIVDLPAALAARSYATGVDVVLDVTDPLLPENAGRWRLTAASGTARCTRTDAPAELACDVRDLAAAYLGGSSLGTLAAAGLVREVRPGVLPRVSAAFGWHRAPSGLGTF, encoded by the coding sequence CCCTCTTTCACAACGAACCCGACGCCACCTTCACGGAGGTCCACGCCGGTATCGCCGAACCGGACCGGTCCCTGGTGGTCCGCTCCGGTGGGACCGTGGTGGCACACGCGGGGGCGTACACCCGGAAGTTGACCGTTCCCGGCGGCACGCTGCCGGCCGCGCACGTCACGGACGTCGGGGTGGCACCCACCCATCGACGCCGAGGGCTGCTGAACCGGATGATGCGGCGGCAGTTGCGGGACATCCAGGCCGCCGGGCAGGAGTCGATCGCGGTGCTCTGGGCCAGCGAGGGGCCGATCTACCCCCGGTTCGGCTACGGCCAGGCGACCCAGCAGTTGCCGCTGGAGGTCGACACCGCCGCGCTGCGGCTGGTCGAGCCCGCCGAGGCGGACCCGTCCGGCGGCCCGGTGCCGGCCGTCACGCTCCGGGTCGGCGACCCGCTCGCCCTCCGCTCCGTGCTCGCCCCGCTCTACGAGCGGGTCCGCGCCGGCCGCCCCGGCTGGTCCGACCGGACCGAGCCCTGGTGGCGGTACGTGCTGACCGACTACCCCAGCCGCCGGTCCGGGGGTACGGAGCGGCAGGCCGTGATCGCCGACACACCGACCGGACCCGCCGGGTACGCGCTGTGGCGTACCCGGGACGAGTGGGACGCCCGTGGGCCGCGCGGCATGGTGATGATCGACGAGGTGGTGGTCGAGGATCCCGTGGCGTACCGGGCGCTCTGGCGGTTCCTGCTCGGCGTGGACCTGACCCGGACCGTGATCTTCCATCACGCCGCCGTCGACGAGCCGTTGCACCACCTGGTCGACGAGCCGCGTCAGCTCGGCGCCCGGCTGAACCACGGGCTCTGGCTCCGGATCGTCGACCTGCCCGCCGCCCTGGCCGCCCGGAGCTACGCCACCGGAGTCGACGTGGTGCTCGACGTCACCGACCCGCTGCTGCCGGAGAACGCGGGCCGGTGGCGGCTGACCGCCGCGTCCGGCACCGCCCGGTGTACCCGGACCGACGCCCCGGCCGAGCTGGCGTGTGACGTACGCGATCTCGCCGCCGCCTACCTCGGTGGTTCCTCCCTCGGCACGCTGGCCGCGGCCGGACTGGTCCGGGAAGTCCGGCCCGGCGTGCTGCCCCGGGTCTCCGCCGCGTTCGGCTGGCACCGGGCGCCCAGCGGGCTGGGGACCTTCTGA